From the Streptomyces sp. Sge12 genome, the window CTGAAACCGTGTGCCTACAAGCCGTGGGAGCGTCGCCGTTGTTCTTCGGAACAACGGTCGTGACTGCGTGCCTTTTGAAGAATGAGCCTGCGAGTTAGCGGTGTGTAGCGAGGTTAACCCGTGTGGGGAAGCCGTAGCGAAAGCGAGTCCGAATAGGGCGATTGAGTTGCACGCTCTAGACCCGAAGCGGAGTGATCTAGCCATGGGCAGGTTGAAGCGGAGGTAAGACTTCGTGGAGGACCGAACCCACCAGGGTTGAAAACCTGGGGGATGACCTGTGGTTAGGGGTGAAAGGCCAATCAAACTCCGTGATAGCTGGTTCTCCCCGAAATGCATTTAGGTGCAGCGTCGTGTGTTTCTTGCCGGAGGTAGAGCACTGGATAGGCGATGGGCCCTACCGGGTTACTGACCTTAGCCAAACTCCGAATGCCGGTAAGTGAGAGCACGGCAGTGAGACTGTGGGGGATAAGCTCCATGGTCGAGAGGGAAACAGCCCAGAGCATCGACTAAGGCCCCTAAGCGTACGCTAAGTGGGAAAGGATGTGGAGTCGCAGAGACAACCAGGAGGTTGGCTTAGAAGCAGCCACCCTTGAAAGAGTGCGTAATAGCTCACTGGTCAAGTGATTCCGCGCCGACAATGTAGCGGGGCTCAAGCGTACCGCCGAAGTCGTGTCATTGCAGCAATAGGGCCAACGCCCGCTGTGATGGGTAGGGGAGCGTCGTGTGCCGGGTGAAGCAGCAGCGGAAGCTAGTTGTGGACGGTTCACGAGTGAGAATGCAGGCATGAGTAGCGATACACACGTGAGAAACGTGTGCGCCGATTGACTAAGGGTTCCTGGGTCAAGCTGATCTGCCCAGGGTAAGTCGGGACCTAAGGCGAGGCCGACAGGCGTAGTCGATGGACAACCGGTTGATATTCCGGTACCCGCTTTGAAACGCCCAATATCGAATCAGGCGATGCTAAGTCCGTGAAGCCGTTCCGGACCCTTCGGGGAAAGGAAAGTGGTGGAGCCGACGAACCAGACTTGTAGTAGGTAAGCGATGGGGTGACGCAGGAAGGTAGTCCAGCCCGGGCGGTGGTAGTCCCGGGGTAAGGGTGTAGGCCGAGGGGTAGGCAAATCCGTCCCTCATTAAGGCTGAGACCTGATGCCGAGCCGATTGTGGTGAAGTGGATGATCCTATGCTGTCGAGAAAAGCCTCTAGCGAGTTTCATGGCGGCCCGTACCCTAAACCGACTCAGGTGGTCAGGTAGAGAATACCGAGGCGTTCGGGTGAACTATGGTTAAGGAACTCGGCAAAATGCCCCCGTAACTTCGGGAGAAGGGGGGCCATCACTGGTGATCGGATTTACTCCGTGAGCTGGGGGTGGCCGCAGAGACCAGCGAGAAGCGACTGTTTACTAAAAACACAGGTCCGTGCGAAGCCGTAAGGCGATGTATACGGACTGACGCCTGCCCGGTGCTGGAACGTTAAGGGGACCGGTTAGTGACCTTTCGGGGTTGCGAAGCTGAGAACTTAAGCGCCAGTAAACGGCGGTGGTAACTATAACCATCCTAAGGTAGCGAAATTCCTTGTCGGGTAAGTTCCGACCTGCACGAATGGCGTAACGACTTCTCGACTGTCTCAACCATAGGCCCGGTGAAATTGCACTACGAGTAAAGATGCTCGTTTCGCGCAGCAGGACGGAAAGACCCCGGGACCTTTACTACAGTTTGATATTGGTGTTCGGTTCGGCTTGTGTAGGATAGGTGGGAGACTTTGAAGCAGCCACGCCAGTGGTTGTGGAGTCGCCGTTGAAATACCACTCTGGTCGTGCTGGATGTCTAACCTCGGTCCGTGATCCGGATCAGGGACAGTGTCTGATGGGTAGTTTAACTGGGGCGGTTGCCTCCCAAAGGGTAACGGAGGCGCCCAAAGGTTCCCTCAGCCTGGTTGGCAATCAGGTGTTGAGTGTAAGTGCACAAGGGAGCTTGACTGTGAGACCGACGGGTCGAGCAGGGACGAAAGTCGGGACTAGTGATCCGGCGGTGGCTTGTGGAAGCGCCGTCGCTCAACGGATAAAAGGTACCCCGGGGATAACAGGCTGATCTTCCCCAAGAGTCCATATCGACGGGATGGTTTGGCACCTCGATGTCGGCTCGTCGCATCCTGGGGCTGGAGTCGGTCCCAAGGGTTGGGCTGTTCGCCCATTAAAGCGGTACGCGAGCTGGGTTTAGAACGTCGTGAGACAGTTCGGTCCCTATCCGCTGTGCGCGTAGGAATATTGAGAAGGGCTGTCCCTAGTACGAGAGGACCGGGACGGACGAACCTCTGGTGTGCCAGTTGTCCTGCCAAGGGCACGGCTGGTTGGCTACGTTCGGGAGGGATAACCGCTGAAAGCATCTAAGCGGGAAGCCTGCTTCAAGATGAGTATTCCCACCTCCTTGAGAGGGTAAGGCTCCCAGTAGACGACTGGGTTGATAGGCCAGATGTGGAAGCCCGGTAACGGGTGAAGCTGACTGGTACTAATAGGCCGAGGGCTTGTCCTCAGTTGCTCGCGTCCACTGTGTTAGTTCTGAAATAACGAACAGCTGTGTCAATGCCAGCGTTCAAATTTCATAGTGTTTCGGTGGTCATAGCGTTAGGGAAACGCCCGGTTACATTCCGAACCCGGAAGCTAAGCCTTTCAGCGCCGATGGTACTGCAGGGGGGACCCTGTGGGAGAGTAGGACGCCGCCGAACAATCATTGTGGGAAAGCCCCGCACCAGCCCTTTCAGGGTTCGGTGCGGGGCTTTTCTGCGTTCGGGGCACCTGCGCGGTCTCCTGTAGGGTCAGAGGGCATCGAACGACCATTTCTACAGTCACAGTGGAGGCCCCCGGGTGGAGGTCCAGGAGACTCGGGTTCAGACTGACCGAATTTTCACCATTCCGAACATCCTGAGCATGGCTCGCCTGGCCGGCGTGCCCCTGTTCTTGTGGCTGATCCTGGCCGAGTACGACGGCTGGGCCCTTGCCGTCCTCATGCTCAGCGGGATCAGCGACTACCTCGACGGGAAGCTGGCGCGGCGCTGGAATCAGATCAGCAAGCTCGGCCGGCTGCTGGACCCTGCCGCGGACCGCCTCTACATCCTGTCGACGCTCTTCGGTCTGACTTATCGCGAGATCCTGCCGCTGTGGCTCACCGGCGCCCTCATCGCGCGCGAGCTGATGTTGCTGGTGATGGTGTGGATCCTGCGCCGCCACGGATATCCGCCCCCGCAGGTCAACTTCCTCGGCAAGGCCGCCACCTTCAACCTCATGTACGCGTTTCCCTTGCTGCTGCTCAGCGACGGAAGCGGCTGGTTGGCCTGGTTGGCGGCAGTTTTCGGATGGGCGTTCGCTGTATGGGGTACAACCCTCTATTGGTGGGCAGGAATCCTTTACGTGGTTCAAGTCCGCCGTCTTGTGAAGGCAGACACCACGGCCGATTGAGCCCGCCCGGCACCGGATGACGCGGAGGAGTCGCGGAGTCACCGAACGAGACGGGCCAAGGTCGGTACGACTGTCGTCTCCCAAGGAGGACTCTTCCGACATGAAGGCCGTCGTGATGGCCGGTGGCGAGGGCACGCGTCTTCGCCCCATGACCTCGAGCATGCCCAAGCCGCTCCTGCCGGTGGCCAACCGGCCGATCATGGAGCATGTGCTCAGGCTGCTCAAGCGGCATGGGCTCAGTGAGACCGTGGTCACCGTGCAGTTCCTGGCGTCACTCGTCAAGAACTATTTCGGGGATGGCGAAGAGCTCGGAATGGAGCTCACCTATGCCCACGAGGAGAAGCCACTCGGCACCGCCGGCAGCGTCAAGAATGCCGAGGAAGCCCTGAAGGACGACGCCTTCGTCGTCATTTCCGGCGATGCGCTCACCGACTTCGACCTCACCGATCTGATCCGCTTCCACAAGGAGAAGGGCGCCCTCGTCACGGTGTGCCTGACCCGGGTGCCGAATCCGCTGGAATTCGGCATCACGATCGTGGACGAGGAAGGCAAAGTCGAGCGCTTCCTGGAGAAGCCGACGTGGGGACAGGTGTTCTCGGACACCGTCAACACCGGCATCTACGTCATGGAGCCCGAGGTCTTCGACTACGTCGATCCGGACGTCTCCGTCGACTGGTCCGGCGACGTCTTCCCCCAGCTGATGAAGGAAGGCCGGCCCATCTACGGCTACGTGGCCGAGGGCTACTGGGAGGACGTCGGCACGCACGAGAGCTACGTCAAGGCACAGGCCGACGTCCTCGAGGGCAAGGTCCAGGTCGAGATGGACGGCTTCGAGATCTCACCCGGCGTGTGGATCGCCGAAGGGGCCGAGGTGAGCCCCGACGCGGTGCTGCGCGGCCCGCTGTACATCGGCGACTACGCCAAGGTCGAGGCCGGAGCCGAGATCCGCGAGCACACCGTCATCGGGTCGAACGTCGTCGTCAAGGGCGGGGCCTTCCTGCACCGGGCCGTCGTCCACGACAACGTGTACATCGGGCCCCACAGCAATCTCCGCGGCTGCGTCATCGGCAAGAACACCGACATCATGCGGGCCGCGCGGATCGAGGACGGTGCCGTCATCGGCGACGAGTGCCTCGTCGGTGAGGAATCGATCGTTCAGGGGAACGTGCGCGTCTACCCCTTCAAGACGATCGAGGCCGGCGCCTTCGTCAACGAATCGGTGATCTGGGAGTCCCGCGGACAGGCACATCTGTTCGGTGCGCGGGGAGTCTCCGGGATCCTGAACGTGGAGATCACCCCCGAGGTCGTGGTCCGGCTCGCCGGCGCGTACGCCACGACCCTGAAGAAGGGGGCGATCGTCACCACCGCCCGTGACCACTCCCGTGGTGCGAGAGCGCTCAAGCGAGCCGTGATCTCCGCGCTCCAGGCCAGCGCCATCAACGTACGGGACCTGGAGAACGTACCGCTGCCGGTGGCGCGGCAGCAGACCGCGCGCGGCAGCGCCGGCGGGATCGTCCTGCGGACCTCACCGGGAGTACCGGACTCCGTGGACATCATGTTCCTCGACGAGCGGGGCGCGGACCTCTCGCTCCAGGGGCAGCGCAAGCTGGACCGGGTGTACGCGCGCCAGGAGTACCGGCGGGCCTTCCCCGGTGAGATCGGAGACCTGCAGTTCCCGGGCAGCGTCTTCGACGCCTACACCGGCTCGCTGCTGCGCCGGGTGGACACCACCGGCATCGCCGATGCCGGGCTCAAGGTGGTCGTGGACGCCTCCAACGGAAGCGCCGGACTCGTCCTGCCCAGCCTGCTCGGCCGGCTCGGCGTGGACGCGCTGACGATCAACCCCGGGCTCGACGAATCCCGGCCGACGGAGACCAGGGAGTCCCGGCGGGCCGGGCTGGTGCGGCTGGGCGAGATCGTGGCCTCGGCGCGGGCGGCCTTCGGAGTGCGGTTCGACCCGGTGGGCGAGCGCATCTCCCTCGTGGACGAGCGCGGGCGCATCATCGAGGACGACCGGGCGCTGCTCGTGATGCTCGACCTGGTGGCCGCGGAGAAGCGCAGCGGCAAGGTCGCCCTTCCGGTGACCACGACGAGGGTGGCCGAACAGGTCGCCGCCTACCACGGTACGCAGGTGGAGTGGACGACGACCTCGCCCGACGACCTGACCCGGGTGGGGCGTGCGGAGAACACCATCTTCGGCGGCGACGGCCGGGGCGGTTTCATCGTTCCGGAGTTCAGCAGCGTCTTCGACGGGTCGGCCGCCTTCGTGCAGCTGCTCGGGCTGGTGGCGCGCACGCAGCTCACGCTGAGCCAGATCGACGCCCGGATTCCGCGGGCCCATGTCCTGCGGCGGGACGTTCCGACGCCGTGGGCGGTGAAGGGGCTCGTCATGCGGCGGGTCGTGGAGGTCGCCGGCGACCGGCAGGTGGACACCACCGACGGGGTGCGGGTGGTCGAGACCGACGGACGGTGGGCGCTGGTCCTGCCGGACCCGGCGGAAGCGGTCACGCACCTGTGGGCGGAGGGCCCCGACGACGCCTCCGCGCAGGCCCTGCTCGACGAATGGGCGGCCGTGGTGGACAGCGCCGGGCACTGATGCCGGGCGCGTGGTGACGTAGGGCGGAAGTCCGGTGGGCCGGTGCCGGGAGTGCGGGCCCGGCCCACCGGATGGACGCATTGGGTGTGTGCGGTGCCGACATGCGACGATGTGCGGCATGTCGCAGCCGCCCCACAACCGGACTTCGGCGTCTCCTGTGCCAGCGCGCCCGGACGCTTCCATGTCGCTGCTGACGCACGTGATGGACCACAGCCTCGACGAGGGCTACGCGGAAGCCGCGGCCCGGCGCGAGGCCGAGGGCACGGCGGGTCTGCCGCGCACCCTCAAGGCCAAACTGGGACTCGCGGCCGGGCTCGTCGTCACCGCCATGGTCGTCACGCTCGGCGCCGCCGAGGCGCGGATAGCCGCGCCGGTGCTGGCCAAGGAGCGTCAGGAACTGATCGACCGGGTGGAGCGGGCCGATGACCGGACGCACGGCCTGGAACGCGACATCGACCGGCTCAGGACCGATGTCGCGGCCCGCCAGCGCGCGGCGCTGAAACAGCCCGGCGGTGGCCAGGGCGAGCTCGTGGCACTCCTGGCGGGTGCCACCGAGGTCCAGGGCCCCGGGGTCAAGCTGGTGGTGGACGACGCGAAGGGCGCGTCCTCGGGCGGCGGCGGAAAGCCGCGGGAGAGCGCCGGCTTCTCGGACACCGGACGCCTGCGCGACCGTGACATGCAGAAGATCGTCAACGGCCTGTGGCAGTCCGGGGCGGAAGCGATCTCCATCAACGGACAGCGGCTGACGGAACTGTCGGCGATCAGAGCCGCGGGTGACGCGATACTGGTCGACAACAGGCCGCTGGTCCCGCCGTACGAGGTGCTGGCGGTGGGGGACAAGAAACGGCTCGGTACGGCCTTCCAGGACTCGGCGGACGGACAGTACCTGCACGTGTTGCAGGAGAGCTACGGGATCCGTTACAGCCTGTCCCCGGCGGACAACCTGCGGTTGCCGGCCGCGTCGAGTCTGACCGTACGCACAGCCACACCAGCAGAGCAGCAGAAGGGTGCATCGTGATCGCGGTACTGGGCCTCTTGGCCGGAGTGGTGGTCGGACTTCTGGTCAGGCCCGAGGTACCGGCCGTGGTGGAGCCTTATCTGCCGATCGCCGTGGTGGCGGCGCTGGACGCGGTGTTCGGCGGTCTCCGCGCGATGCTGGACGGCATCTTCGTGGACAAGGTCTTCGTGGTGTCGTTCCTGTCGAACGTGGTCGTGGCCGCGCTGATCGTCTTCCTCGGCGACAAGCTCGGGGTGGGCTCGCAGCTGTCCACGGGTGTGGTCGTCGTCCTCGGCATCCGCATCTTCTCCAACGCCGCGGCCATCCGCCGGCACGTTTTCCGGGCGTGAGGCCGATGAGTACGAACGACACCCCCGAGGAGCCGGGAGCCGAGGGCCGGCCCCCGCAGCCCCCGCAGCCCGGACCGGCCCCGCAGCCCGGACCGGCCCCGCAGCCCGCACCGGCCCCGCAGCCCGGACCGGCCGCGCAGCCCCCGCAGGCTCCCGCGCCCCCGCAGCCCGCACCGGCCCCGCAGGCGCCGGAGCGCGTGGAGGCGCCGGCGGACGGGCCGCCGGCGCCGCCCGAGGAGACCGGTCGGCAGCGGCTCGCGGCCGGGCTGTGGCCGCCGCGCGTGAGCCGGGCCCAACTGATCGTCGCGTTGCTGCTGTTCGTCCTGGGCCTGGGGCTGGCGATCCAGGTCCGCTCCAACAGCGACTCCAGCGCGCTGCGCGGGGCCCGTCAGGAGGACCTCGTACGGATCCTCGACGAGCTCGACGGGCGGACCAAGCGCCTGGAGGACGAGAAGCAGCGGCTGGAGGACCAGCGCAGAGAGCTGGAGAGCAGCTCCAACCAGGCCGAAGAGGCGCGCAAGCAGACCGTCGAGAAGGAGCGCCAACTCGGCATCCTGGCCGGTACCGTGGCAGCCCAGGGGCCGGGGATCACGCTGAAGATCACCGATCCCACGGGTCAGGTGGAGTCCGACCAGCTGCTGGACACCCTTCAGGAGCTGCGGGCGGCCGGGGCCGAGGCGATCCAGATCAACGGGGTGCGCGTCGTGGCGGGCTCGTACTTCTCCGACGAGAACGGCGGGGTCGCCATCGACGGTAAGAAGATCACACAGCCCTATGAGTTCAGGGTGATCGGCAAGCCGCAGGATCTGGAGCCCGCGCTGAACATTCCCGGCGGTGTCGTCCAGACACTGGAGAAGGAGCAGGCCACCGTCGCCGTCACACGGTCGGCGAAGATCGTTGTGGATGCCTTGCGGGCTGCGAAGCAGCCTGACTACGCTCGGTCGTCATCGTGATGAAGCGGAGTGGAGAGTGGAGCGCCCCACGCGAGTTGATGCCTGCGGGGGGTCGACGCACCGAAGTCGCGGTGCGTGGTGGAAACTGTCTGGTGGTTACGGACGTTGTGAGAATGTCCGGGTCGGCAGGTGTCTGCATTCGGAGTTCGTCCTGCCCCACGGGCGGGTCTGTTTCGGTCAAGGGGAATCGCCCGTGAAGTTGTTTGAGAAGTTGTTCGGCAAGAAGAACCGCGAGGAAGGCGGCGCGGCACGGCACCGCGCCGGCCACGGGGACGCGGAGGCACAGGGGGACCGGCCGCTCTTTCGCGACGAGGTCGCCGGTCCGGGCGAAGTTCCGGGCGCCCCCGGCGCGTCGGCTGTTGACCCTGCTGGTACCGGACGCATAGGTTTCGGTGAACCATCAACCTCAAGTGCGGGTGGAGGGTTTGCCCCCGACCCGTATGCCACCAATGCATCCGCGGGGCAGCCGCGGCACGAGGAGCCGTCCATGTCGGCCGAGCAGATTTGCAGCAGGTGCGGACACCGCAGCGATGCGGCCAGTCGGTTCTGCTCCAACTGCGGTGCGCCGCTGCGGGCGGGTCTGACGCCGGAGCGCGCCTCGGAGACCACGTCCACCATCTCGATCTCGGGCCTCGAGGCCTACGAGGCCGAGGTGTCGGGACAACCGCACGTGTCGTCGTCGCTGTCCCCCGAGGCCCAGGCCGCGGTGGAAGCGCTGCCCCCCGGTTCCGCTCTGCTCATCGTGCGGCGCGGTCCCAACTCCGGGAGCCGCTTCCTGCTGGACGGCGAGCTGACCACGGCCGGCCGCCACCCGCAGAGCGACATCTTCCTGGACGACGTCACCGTCTCCCGGCGGCACGTCGAATTCCGCAGGAACCCGGACGGCGGTTTCACCGTCGGTGATGTCGGCAGCCTCAACGGCACGTACGTGAACCGTGAACCGATCGACTCCGTCGCCCTGCACAACGGCGACGAGGTGCAGATCGGCAAGTACCGGTTGGTCTTCTACGCGAGCCTGCGGGGCATCTGACCCTCCTCCGGACTCCGTCCGGGGGTACCCCCAGAGGGAAGGTTCCATGCTGCGTACCCCGACCGGCGGCGCTCCGGGAAACGGCGCCGCCGGTACCGCCGGCCAGGCAGGGCGGCTGGTGAGCATCGGCACGGTGCTCACCACGCTGCGTGACGAGTTCCCCGAAGTCACCATCTCGAAGATCCGTTTCCTGGAGGCGGAGGGGCTCGTCGAGCCGCGGCGCACACCTTCGGGGTACCGCAAGTTCAGCACCGACGACGTGGAGCGCCTCGCCCGCATCCTGCGTCTCCAGCGTGATCACTACCTGCCGCTGAAGGTCATCCGCGAGCAGCTCGACGCGCTCGCACGCGGTGAGCAGATCCGCATCCCCGGGCCCACCCCGCACGGGGATGCCGCCGGTCCCGCCGGTCCTGCGGCCCTCTACGGCGAAGTGGGGCGGGAGCGGCCCACCGTGGCCCGGGTGGGCCGGGCCGAGCTGATCGCGGCCGCCGGGGTGGACGAGGTGCAGCTGGTCGAGTGGGAGTCGTACGGGCTGATCGCCGAGGGCCCGGACGGCGGATTCGACGCCGAGGCCGTCACCGTGGCCCGGCTCGTGGCCGATCTGGGGCGGTTCGGGCTGGAGCCGCGGCACCTGCGCGCCATGAAGGCCGCGGCGGACCGCGAGGCGGGGCTGGTGGAGCAGGTCGTGGCACCGCTGCGCAGGCACCGCAACCCCCAGACCAGGGCGCATGCGGAGGCCACCTTGAAGGAGCTGGCAGGGCTGTCCGCACGGCTCCACGAGGCACTCGTACGGACCGCTCTGGGGGTCCGGCTGCCCTGAGGTGGGGGGCCCGACTACCCAAACCTGCCGAGCAGGTCCTAGGGTTGCTGTGTGAACGAGCTCGACGTTGTGGGTGTCCGGGTGGAAATGCCCTCCAACCAACCGATCGTGCTCCTGCGTGAAGTGGGAGGCGATCGGTACCTCCCCATCTGGATCGGTCCAGGGGAGGCGACCGCCATTGCCTTCGCGCAGCAGGGGATGGCCCCTGCCCGACCGCTGACGCACGACCTGTTCAAGGACGTGCTGGAGGCGATCGGCGAGGAGCTCACCGAGGTCCGGATCACGGATCTGCGGGAGGGCGTCTTCTACGCGGAGCTCGTCTTCGCCAGCGGGGTCGAGGTGAGTGCGCGGCCTTCCGACGCCATAGCCCTCGCCCTGCGGACGGGGACGCCGATCTACGGCAGTGACGGCGTGCTGGACGACGCCGGAATCGCCATTCCGGACGAGCAGGAGGACGAGGTGGAGAAGTTCCGCGAGTTCCTCGACCAGATCTCGCCGGAGGACTTCGGTACCGGCCCGCAGTGAGGTGTCGGCCGCGTCGCCCTCGGGGAACCTGAGCCCATTCGACTAGCCTTTCCCCGCAAAGGGATACGGGAAACCACTCTCAGGGTGATTATCACTCGGCGTGCCGAGTGTGGCGATCGTTGACGCACCCCTGGTGACTGCCTACCTTCAAGGTGGGCAGGTCAAGGACGGAGGGTCGGCGTGAGGATCACGGGCGACGGT encodes:
- a CDS encoding CDP-alcohol phosphatidyltransferase family protein, with translation MEVQETRVQTDRIFTIPNILSMARLAGVPLFLWLILAEYDGWALAVLMLSGISDYLDGKLARRWNQISKLGRLLDPAADRLYILSTLFGLTYREILPLWLTGALIARELMLLVMVWILRRHGYPPPQVNFLGKAATFNLMYAFPLLLLSDGSGWLAWLAAVFGWAFAVWGTTLYWWAGILYVVQVRRLVKADTTAD
- a CDS encoding mannose-1-phosphate guanyltransferase; translated protein: MKAVVMAGGEGTRLRPMTSSMPKPLLPVANRPIMEHVLRLLKRHGLSETVVTVQFLASLVKNYFGDGEELGMELTYAHEEKPLGTAGSVKNAEEALKDDAFVVISGDALTDFDLTDLIRFHKEKGALVTVCLTRVPNPLEFGITIVDEEGKVERFLEKPTWGQVFSDTVNTGIYVMEPEVFDYVDPDVSVDWSGDVFPQLMKEGRPIYGYVAEGYWEDVGTHESYVKAQADVLEGKVQVEMDGFEISPGVWIAEGAEVSPDAVLRGPLYIGDYAKVEAGAEIREHTVIGSNVVVKGGAFLHRAVVHDNVYIGPHSNLRGCVIGKNTDIMRAARIEDGAVIGDECLVGEESIVQGNVRVYPFKTIEAGAFVNESVIWESRGQAHLFGARGVSGILNVEITPEVVVRLAGAYATTLKKGAIVTTARDHSRGARALKRAVISALQASAINVRDLENVPLPVARQQTARGSAGGIVLRTSPGVPDSVDIMFLDERGADLSLQGQRKLDRVYARQEYRRAFPGEIGDLQFPGSVFDAYTGSLLRRVDTTGIADAGLKVVVDASNGSAGLVLPSLLGRLGVDALTINPGLDESRPTETRESRRAGLVRLGEIVASARAAFGVRFDPVGERISLVDERGRIIEDDRALLVMLDLVAAEKRSGKVALPVTTTRVAEQVAAYHGTQVEWTTTSPDDLTRVGRAENTIFGGDGRGGFIVPEFSSVFDGSAAFVQLLGLVARTQLTLSQIDARIPRAHVLRRDVPTPWAVKGLVMRRVVEVAGDRQVDTTDGVRVVETDGRWALVLPDPAEAVTHLWAEGPDDASAQALLDEWAAVVDSAGH
- a CDS encoding DUF881 domain-containing protein encodes the protein MCGMSQPPHNRTSASPVPARPDASMSLLTHVMDHSLDEGYAEAAARREAEGTAGLPRTLKAKLGLAAGLVVTAMVVTLGAAEARIAAPVLAKERQELIDRVERADDRTHGLERDIDRLRTDVAARQRAALKQPGGGQGELVALLAGATEVQGPGVKLVVDDAKGASSGGGGKPRESAGFSDTGRLRDRDMQKIVNGLWQSGAEAISINGQRLTELSAIRAAGDAILVDNRPLVPPYEVLAVGDKKRLGTAFQDSADGQYLHVLQESYGIRYSLSPADNLRLPAASSLTVRTATPAEQQKGAS
- a CDS encoding small basic family protein, with the protein product MIAVLGLLAGVVVGLLVRPEVPAVVEPYLPIAVVAALDAVFGGLRAMLDGIFVDKVFVVSFLSNVVVAALIVFLGDKLGVGSQLSTGVVVVLGIRIFSNAAAIRRHVFRA
- a CDS encoding DUF881 domain-containing protein, with amino-acid sequence MSTNDTPEEPGAEGRPPQPPQPGPAPQPGPAPQPAPAPQPGPAAQPPQAPAPPQPAPAPQAPERVEAPADGPPAPPEETGRQRLAAGLWPPRVSRAQLIVALLLFVLGLGLAIQVRSNSDSSALRGARQEDLVRILDELDGRTKRLEDEKQRLEDQRRELESSSNQAEEARKQTVEKERQLGILAGTVAAQGPGITLKITDPTGQVESDQLLDTLQELRAAGAEAIQINGVRVVAGSYFSDENGGVAIDGKKITQPYEFRVIGKPQDLEPALNIPGGVVQTLEKEQATVAVTRSAKIVVDALRAAKQPDYARSSS
- a CDS encoding FHA domain-containing protein, whose translation is MSGGYGRCENVRVGRCLHSEFVLPHGRVCFGQGESPVKLFEKLFGKKNREEGGAARHRAGHGDAEAQGDRPLFRDEVAGPGEVPGAPGASAVDPAGTGRIGFGEPSTSSAGGGFAPDPYATNASAGQPRHEEPSMSAEQICSRCGHRSDAASRFCSNCGAPLRAGLTPERASETTSTISISGLEAYEAEVSGQPHVSSSLSPEAQAAVEALPPGSALLIVRRGPNSGSRFLLDGELTTAGRHPQSDIFLDDVTVSRRHVEFRRNPDGGFTVGDVGSLNGTYVNREPIDSVALHNGDEVQIGKYRLVFYASLRGI
- the ftsR gene encoding transcriptional regulator FtsR → MLRTPTGGAPGNGAAGTAGQAGRLVSIGTVLTTLRDEFPEVTISKIRFLEAEGLVEPRRTPSGYRKFSTDDVERLARILRLQRDHYLPLKVIREQLDALARGEQIRIPGPTPHGDAAGPAGPAALYGEVGRERPTVARVGRAELIAAAGVDEVQLVEWESYGLIAEGPDGGFDAEAVTVARLVADLGRFGLEPRHLRAMKAAADREAGLVEQVVAPLRRHRNPQTRAHAEATLKELAGLSARLHEALVRTALGVRLP
- a CDS encoding bifunctional nuclease family protein yields the protein MNELDVVGVRVEMPSNQPIVLLREVGGDRYLPIWIGPGEATAIAFAQQGMAPARPLTHDLFKDVLEAIGEELTEVRITDLREGVFYAELVFASGVEVSARPSDAIALALRTGTPIYGSDGVLDDAGIAIPDEQEDEVEKFREFLDQISPEDFGTGPQ